The following proteins are co-located in the Streptomyces bottropensis ATCC 25435 genome:
- a CDS encoding gamma-glutamyltransferase family protein, whose translation MFTTRPTLQGTFGMVSSTHWLASQSAMAVLEDGGNAFDAAVAAGFVLHVVEPHLNGPAGEVPILLAPAGGEVRVLCGQGVAPAGATARHYRSLGLELVPGTGPLAAAVPGAFDAWMLLLRDHGTKDLADVLKYAIGYAEHGHAPVENVGATVESVRDLFEKEWLSSAEVYLPGGRAPRPGELFRNPALAATWRRLLAETAGAGDRQARVEAAREVWRAGFVAEALVRQSGRPTLDTSGERHTGTLTLADLAGWSASYEAPVTYDWNGWTLCKAGPWSQGPVLLQQLALLPPELPAHGSAAYMHLLIEGCKLAMADREAWYGDAAPVPLDELLSDEYNAARRALVSDSASYELLPGAPAGRTPRLSAHAGVVAGDEEGGAALGVGEPTVAKGPRSPVPGEPEVAADGSTRGDTCHLDIVDRWGNMVAATPSGGWLQSNPVVPELGFPLGTRLQMAWLEEGLPNSLTPGRRPRTTLTPSLALRDGVPVMAFGTPGGDQQDQWQLHFFLAVALRPPVRGGLDLQGAIDAPNWHNDSFPGSFYPRGTRPGSVTVESRTPPEVVEELRRRGHDLVIGEAWSEGRLCAVARDPRSGVLSAAANPRGMQGYAVGR comes from the coding sequence GTGTTCACCACCCGACCGACGCTCCAGGGGACCTTCGGCATGGTCTCCTCCACGCACTGGCTCGCCTCCCAGTCGGCGATGGCGGTCCTGGAGGACGGCGGCAACGCGTTCGACGCGGCCGTGGCGGCCGGCTTCGTCCTGCACGTCGTGGAACCCCACCTCAACGGGCCCGCCGGCGAGGTGCCGATCCTCCTCGCGCCGGCGGGCGGGGAGGTCCGGGTGCTGTGCGGACAGGGGGTGGCGCCCGCCGGGGCGACGGCCCGGCACTACCGGTCGCTCGGACTCGAACTGGTCCCCGGCACGGGACCGCTGGCCGCCGCCGTGCCCGGCGCGTTCGACGCGTGGATGCTCCTGCTGCGCGACCACGGCACCAAGGACCTGGCCGACGTGCTGAAGTACGCCATCGGGTACGCCGAGCACGGCCACGCGCCCGTGGAGAACGTCGGGGCGACGGTCGAGTCCGTGCGGGACCTCTTCGAGAAGGAGTGGCTGTCGTCGGCGGAGGTGTATCTGCCGGGCGGACGGGCGCCCCGCCCCGGCGAGCTGTTCCGCAACCCGGCGCTTGCCGCGACCTGGCGCAGGCTCCTCGCCGAGACCGCGGGGGCGGGGGACCGGCAGGCCCGTGTCGAGGCGGCCCGCGAGGTCTGGCGCGCCGGCTTCGTCGCCGAGGCCCTCGTCCGCCAGTCCGGGCGACCCACCCTGGACACCAGCGGCGAACGGCACACCGGGACGCTCACTCTCGCCGACCTCGCCGGCTGGTCCGCGTCCTACGAGGCCCCGGTGACGTACGACTGGAACGGCTGGACCCTGTGCAAGGCGGGTCCCTGGAGCCAGGGCCCGGTCCTGCTCCAGCAACTCGCCCTGCTGCCGCCGGAGCTGCCCGCCCACGGATCCGCCGCGTACATGCACCTCCTCATCGAGGGCTGCAAGCTCGCCATGGCGGACCGGGAGGCCTGGTACGGGGACGCGGCGCCGGTCCCGCTCGACGAGCTGCTGTCCGACGAGTACAACGCCGCGCGGCGGGCGCTCGTCAGTGACTCGGCGTCGTACGAGCTGCTGCCGGGCGCCCCGGCCGGCCGTACGCCGCGACTGAGCGCGCACGCCGGCGTGGTGGCCGGCGACGAAGAGGGCGGCGCCGCCCTGGGGGTCGGTGAGCCCACCGTCGCCAAGGGGCCCCGGTCGCCGGTGCCGGGGGAGCCCGAGGTCGCGGCCGACGGAAGCACCCGGGGCGACACCTGCCACCTCGACATCGTCGACCGCTGGGGCAACATGGTCGCGGCCACGCCCAGCGGCGGCTGGCTGCAGTCCAACCCCGTCGTCCCCGAACTGGGCTTCCCGCTCGGCACCCGGCTGCAGATGGCCTGGCTGGAGGAGGGGCTGCCCAACTCCCTCACCCCCGGCCGCCGGCCCCGCACCACCCTCACCCCCTCGCTGGCGCTGCGCGACGGCGTGCCGGTGATGGCCTTCGGCACTCCCGGCGGCGATCAGCAGGACCAGTGGCAGCTGCACTTCTTCCTCGCCGTCGCCCTGCGCCCGCCGGTGCGCGGCGGACTCGACCTCCAGGGCGCGATCGACGCCCCGAACTGGCACAACGACAGCTTCCCCGGCTCCTTCTACCCGCGCGGCACGCGCCCCGGCAGTGTCACCGTCGAGTCCCGGACGCCCCCGGAGGTCGTCGAGGAGCTGCGCCGGCGCGGCCACGACCTCGTGATCGGCGAGGCCTGGTCCGAGGGCAGGCTGTGCGCGGTCGCCCGCGACCCCCGCAGCGGGGTGCTGTCGGCGGCGGCCAATCCGCGCGGGATGCAGGGGTACGCGGTCGGGCGCTGA
- a CDS encoding NCS1 family nucleobase:cation symporter-1 translates to MTETVPTGSSISQSADPSGRIELAPGAFPAESPFANEDLRPVPVSERKWTTYNFAALWISMAHCIPSWTLASGLVALGMDWKQAVFTIALANIIVLLPMLATGHAGPKYGIPFPVLARASFGLRGANIPALIRAAVACGWFGIQTWIGGSGIFALGSKLTGGEWEKAGQIAGNPWPLWLCFILFWALQIAIIYRGMDFLRHFENWAAPFVIVGALVLLVWIAVKADGFGALLDQPSKLGWGADFWPVFFPSLMGMIGFWATLSLNIPDFTRFGASQKAQTWGQALGLPTTMTLFAVLAVLVTSGSEVVYGEAIWDPVALAAKTDSAFGLLFALIIVLVATISVNIAANVVSPAYDLANLAPKLINFRTGALITGVVGILIFPWKLISTPEFYIFTWLGVVGGLLGTVAGILIADYWIIRRTVLHLADLYTPGGRYWYASGWNWRAIAAFVVGGVLAVGGSYSTVSEDGVASGPFPHDGMIPFLKPLADYGWAVGLGTSMLLYVALMAGERKKVREQAAKATV, encoded by the coding sequence ATGACCGAAACAGTCCCCACGGGGTCGTCGATATCCCAGTCCGCCGACCCGTCCGGCCGGATCGAGCTGGCCCCCGGGGCCTTCCCCGCCGAAAGCCCCTTCGCCAACGAGGACCTGCGCCCCGTACCCGTCTCCGAGCGCAAGTGGACGACGTACAACTTCGCGGCACTGTGGATCTCCATGGCCCACTGCATCCCCAGCTGGACCCTGGCCTCCGGCCTGGTCGCCCTCGGCATGGACTGGAAGCAGGCCGTCTTCACCATCGCCCTGGCCAACATCATCGTGCTGCTGCCGATGCTGGCCACCGGGCACGCCGGACCCAAGTACGGCATCCCCTTCCCGGTGCTCGCCCGCGCCTCCTTCGGGCTGCGCGGCGCCAACATCCCGGCGCTGATCCGCGCGGCCGTCGCCTGCGGCTGGTTCGGCATCCAGACCTGGATCGGCGGGTCCGGCATCTTCGCGCTCGGCTCCAAGCTGACCGGCGGCGAGTGGGAGAAGGCGGGCCAGATCGCGGGCAACCCCTGGCCGCTGTGGCTCTGCTTCATCCTGTTCTGGGCGCTGCAGATAGCGATCATCTACCGGGGCATGGACTTCCTGCGGCACTTCGAGAACTGGGCCGCGCCCTTCGTGATCGTCGGCGCGCTCGTGCTGCTGGTCTGGATCGCGGTCAAGGCCGACGGCTTCGGCGCGCTGCTCGACCAGCCGTCCAAGCTCGGCTGGGGTGCCGACTTCTGGCCGGTCTTCTTCCCGTCGCTGATGGGCATGATCGGCTTCTGGGCGACCCTGTCCCTGAACATCCCCGACTTCACCCGCTTCGGCGCCAGCCAGAAGGCGCAGACCTGGGGCCAGGCCCTGGGCCTGCCGACCACGATGACCCTGTTCGCGGTCCTCGCCGTGCTGGTCACCTCGGGCTCCGAGGTGGTCTACGGCGAGGCCATCTGGGACCCGGTCGCGCTCGCCGCCAAGACGGACAGTGCCTTCGGGCTGCTCTTCGCGCTGATCATCGTGCTGGTCGCCACCATCTCCGTGAACATCGCGGCGAACGTGGTCTCACCGGCGTACGACCTGGCGAACCTCGCCCCGAAGCTCATCAACTTCCGTACGGGCGCGCTCATCACGGGTGTCGTGGGCATCCTGATCTTCCCGTGGAAGCTGATCTCGACGCCCGAGTTCTACATCTTCACCTGGCTCGGCGTCGTCGGCGGTCTGCTCGGCACGGTGGCCGGCATCCTCATCGCCGACTACTGGATCATCCGCCGGACCGTCCTGCACCTCGCGGACCTGTACACGCCCGGCGGGCGCTACTGGTACGCGTCCGGCTGGAACTGGCGGGCCATAGCGGCCTTCGTGGTCGGCGGTGTCCTCGCGGTCGGCGGCTCCTACTCGACCGTCTCCGAGGACGGCGTGGCCTCGGGACCGTTCCCGCACGACGGCATGATCCCGTTCCTCAAGCCGCTGGCCGACTACGGCTGGGCGGTGGGTCTGGGTACATCGATGCTGCTGTACGTGGCGCTGATGGCCGGGGAGAGGAAGAAGGTGCGGGAGCAGGCGGCGAAGGCGACCGTCTGA
- a CDS encoding class I SAM-dependent methyltransferase has translation MTRSQDATQDQLPSLPGEILAYYERGGEHTRLREGAGRLEFWRTQDILRRLLPGASARVLDVGGGTGIHAEWLAEDGYEVEVVDPVPMHVERSGRLPGVTARLGDARALPAEDAAYDVVLFLGPLYHLPERPDRVRALAEAGRVVRPGGAVVAATINRFAGLNDTLRQGNYFIPERRERTDAVSGDGRHRWSPADPHFTTAYFADPADVPGEFTEAGLAHEGQYGVEGVAWLMGGVEDWLDDPERRESVLAATRRIESEPSLLGASGHVLTVGRRRP, from the coding sequence ATGACGCGGTCACAGGACGCCACTCAGGACCAACTCCCGTCCCTGCCAGGGGAGATACTCGCCTACTACGAGCGCGGAGGGGAGCACACCCGTCTGAGGGAGGGCGCGGGGCGGCTGGAGTTCTGGCGCACCCAGGACATCCTGCGGCGGCTCCTGCCGGGTGCCTCCGCGCGTGTGCTCGACGTCGGCGGCGGCACGGGCATCCACGCCGAATGGCTGGCCGAGGACGGGTACGAGGTCGAGGTCGTCGATCCCGTACCGATGCACGTGGAACGGTCCGGGCGCCTGCCCGGGGTCACCGCCCGGCTCGGCGACGCCCGGGCGCTGCCCGCCGAGGACGCCGCGTACGACGTCGTGCTGTTCCTCGGACCGCTGTACCACCTGCCCGAACGCCCGGACCGGGTGCGGGCGTTGGCGGAGGCCGGCCGGGTGGTCCGGCCCGGTGGTGCGGTGGTCGCGGCCACGATCAACCGCTTCGCGGGGCTCAACGACACCCTCAGGCAGGGGAACTACTTCATCCCGGAGCGCCGCGAGCGCACCGACGCCGTGTCGGGCGACGGCAGGCACCGGTGGTCCCCGGCGGACCCGCACTTCACCACCGCCTACTTCGCCGACCCCGCCGACGTCCCCGGCGAGTTCACCGAGGCCGGGCTCGCCCACGAGGGGCAGTACGGCGTCGAGGGGGTCGCCTGGCTGATGGGCGGGGTGGAGGACTGGCTGGACGATCCGGAGCGCCGGGAGTCGGTCCTCGCGGCGACCCGGCGGATCGAGTCGGAGCCGTCGCTGCTCGGGGCGAGCGGGCATGTGCTGACGGTGGGGCGCCGGCGTCCCTGA
- a CDS encoding phytoene desaturase family protein, with product MLDAVVVGAGPNGLTAAVELARRGFSVAVFEAKSTVGGGSRTAELTLPGFRHDPCAAAHPLGVNSPAFKAMPLHRYGLEWLHAELPMAHPFPDGSAAVLSRSVGETAASFGPRDAGAYRRLVEPFLSKWDTLARDFMSLPLSALPRDPVTLARFGLAGLPPSTWLMRRFKDERAKALFAGLVAHVIAPLGGLATGAVGLVFALAAHAGGWPVARGGSQAIADALTAYLKDLGGTVHTDYEVKRLDDLPPARAYVFDTSPTALARIAGFGGHYERYRYGASVFKLDYALDGPVPWTAEEARRAGTVQVGASSAEIGAALDAASRHGRAPDRPFLITVQPSLVDPSRAPEGKHVFWAYGHVPNGWTGDLTDTVERQLERFAPGFRDRVLARATAGPPELAAHNANYVGGDIACGAASGLQLLLRPKLSLAPYSTPHPAVFLCSSATPPGPGVHGMSGHNAAKAVWRRLRQER from the coding sequence ATGCTCGACGCGGTGGTGGTGGGGGCGGGGCCGAACGGCCTGACGGCTGCCGTGGAGCTGGCCCGCCGCGGCTTCTCCGTGGCCGTGTTCGAGGCGAAGTCCACCGTGGGCGGGGGCTCCCGCACCGCGGAGCTGACCCTGCCGGGCTTCCGCCACGACCCGTGCGCGGCCGCGCACCCGCTCGGCGTCAACTCGCCCGCGTTCAAGGCGATGCCGCTGCACCGTTACGGCCTGGAGTGGCTGCACGCGGAGCTGCCCATGGCGCACCCCTTCCCCGACGGCTCGGCGGCCGTGCTGTCGCGCTCGGTGGGGGAGACGGCCGCCTCGTTCGGTCCACGTGACGCGGGCGCGTACCGCAGGCTGGTCGAGCCGTTCCTGTCCAAGTGGGACACGCTCGCCCGGGACTTCATGTCGCTGCCGCTGTCCGCGCTGCCCCGCGACCCGGTCACCCTCGCCCGGTTCGGGCTGGCCGGGCTGCCGCCGTCCACCTGGCTGATGCGCCGCTTCAAGGACGAGCGGGCCAAGGCGCTGTTCGCCGGCCTCGTCGCCCATGTCATCGCCCCGCTCGGCGGCCTCGCCACCGGTGCGGTGGGGCTGGTCTTCGCGCTGGCCGCGCACGCCGGGGGCTGGCCGGTCGCCCGGGGCGGCTCGCAGGCCATCGCCGACGCGCTCACCGCGTATCTGAAGGACCTCGGCGGCACCGTCCACACCGACTACGAGGTCAAGCGCCTCGACGACCTGCCGCCCGCGCGCGCGTACGTCTTCGACACCTCGCCCACCGCGCTGGCCCGGATCGCGGGCTTCGGCGGTCACTACGAGCGGTACCGCTACGGTGCGAGCGTCTTCAAGCTCGACTACGCGCTCGACGGCCCCGTGCCGTGGACCGCCGAGGAGGCGCGCCGTGCCGGGACCGTGCAGGTCGGGGCGAGCAGCGCCGAGATCGGCGCGGCGCTCGACGCGGCCTCCCGCCACGGCCGGGCGCCCGACAGGCCGTTCCTGATCACCGTGCAGCCCAGCCTGGTCGACCCGAGCCGGGCCCCCGAGGGCAAGCACGTCTTCTGGGCCTACGGGCATGTGCCCAACGGCTGGACGGGCGATCTGACCGACACCGTCGAGCGGCAACTGGAGCGGTTCGCCCCGGGGTTCCGCGACCGCGTCCTCGCGCGCGCCACCGCCGGCCCGCCCGAACTCGCCGCGCACAACGCCAACTACGTGGGCGGCGACATCGCCTGCGGCGCGGCTTCCGGACTCCAGCTGCTGCTCCGCCCCAAGCTCTCGCTCGCCCCGTACAGCACCCCGCACCCGGCCGTCTTCCTCTGCTCCTCGGCGACCCCGCCCGGCCCCGGCGTGCACGGCATGTCGGGACACAACGCGGCCAAGGCGGTCTGGCGCAGACTGCGGCAGGAACGCTGA
- a CDS encoding sugar phosphate isomerase/epimerase family protein: MTPPPTPLRFGYGTNGFTNHRLADVLAVLADLGYDGVALTLDHGHLDPYAPDLPRQVDAVARDLARHGLDVTVETGAPYLLDPWGKHHPTLMADGAERRIDLLRRAVRIAADLGSPTVHLCSGPAPDDGLPERDAWKRLAAGVETVLDTAGEYGVSLAFEPEPYMFVDTVERCLELAELTGGHELFGITLDVGHAHCVEDRTVLECVRLAAPRLLNVQIEDMRRGVHQHLELGAGEIDFPPVLAALQDLDHRGLVSVEIQGGCLDAPEVARRSLDFLRAATA; encoded by the coding sequence ATGACCCCGCCCCCCACCCCCCTCAGATTCGGCTACGGCACCAACGGCTTCACCAACCACCGCCTCGCCGACGTCCTCGCGGTCCTCGCCGACCTCGGCTACGACGGCGTCGCGCTCACCCTCGACCACGGCCACCTCGACCCCTACGCGCCGGACCTGCCCCGACAGGTGGACGCCGTCGCCCGGGACCTGGCCCGGCACGGACTCGACGTGACGGTCGAGACCGGCGCCCCCTATCTCCTCGACCCCTGGGGCAAGCACCACCCGACCCTCATGGCGGACGGGGCCGAGCGCAGGATCGACCTGCTCCGGCGGGCCGTCCGCATCGCCGCCGACCTCGGCTCGCCCACCGTCCACCTGTGCAGCGGCCCCGCGCCGGACGACGGACTGCCGGAGCGGGACGCCTGGAAGCGGCTCGCGGCGGGCGTCGAGACCGTCCTGGACACGGCGGGGGAGTACGGCGTCTCGCTGGCCTTCGAACCCGAGCCGTACATGTTCGTCGACACCGTGGAACGGTGCCTGGAACTGGCCGAGTTGACCGGCGGACACGAACTGTTCGGGATCACCCTGGACGTGGGGCACGCACACTGCGTGGAGGACCGGACGGTTCTGGAGTGCGTCCGCCTCGCCGCCCCACGCCTGCTGAACGTGCAGATCGAGGACATGCGCCGGGGAGTCCACCAGCACCTCGAACTCGGCGCCGGCGAGATCGACTTCCCACCCGTACTCGCCGCCCTCCAGGACCTCGACCACCGGGGACTGGTCAGCGTGGAGATCCAGGGCGGCTGCCTCGACGCCCCCGAAGTGGCCCGTCGCTCACTGGACTTCCTCCGCGCGGCGACGGCCTGA
- a CDS encoding SCO3242 family prenyltransferase, which produces MNDRSALPDSGSRPAVGLADLAQLVRAPAALSVPGDVLAGAAAAGHPLGARTFGVMGSSVCLYWAGMALNDYADATIDAVERPERPVPSGRVPRRTALAVAGALTAGGLALAVAAGGRRSLLGALPLAGAVWAYDLKLKSTPAGPAAMAGARALDVLAGALAAGRGGERATSTGTALLRGAVPAALIGAHTYTLTALSRHEISGAPARLPATTLAASTATALAAVLPAVRTAVAHRAGREGTAGVSPSAAARTAVVTAGALAYLGSYGAAQARAVREPSGENVRRAVGAGILGLMPLQAALTARSGATAAAAALGVVHPLARRLARRISPT; this is translated from the coding sequence ATGAATGATCGGAGTGCGTTACCGGACTCCGGCTCGCGGCCTGCCGTGGGCCTCGCCGACCTCGCACAACTCGTGCGCGCACCCGCCGCCCTGAGCGTTCCGGGCGACGTGCTCGCGGGTGCCGCGGCGGCGGGACACCCGCTCGGTGCGCGGACGTTCGGTGTGATGGGCTCGTCCGTCTGCCTCTACTGGGCCGGCATGGCCCTCAACGACTACGCCGACGCCACGATCGACGCGGTAGAGCGTCCCGAACGCCCCGTCCCGTCGGGCCGGGTCCCGCGCCGCACCGCCCTCGCCGTCGCCGGAGCCCTGACCGCCGGGGGCCTCGCGCTCGCCGTCGCCGCGGGGGGCCGCCGGAGTCTGCTCGGGGCGCTGCCCCTGGCCGGCGCCGTCTGGGCGTACGACCTGAAGCTCAAGTCCACCCCGGCGGGCCCGGCCGCCATGGCCGGCGCGCGTGCCCTGGACGTCCTCGCGGGCGCCCTGGCCGCCGGGCGCGGCGGGGAGCGTGCGACCTCGACCGGTACCGCCCTGCTGCGCGGTGCCGTCCCCGCCGCGCTGATCGGTGCCCACACCTACACGCTGACCGCGCTGAGCCGCCACGAGATCTCGGGCGCCCCCGCCCGGCTGCCGGCCACGACCCTCGCCGCCTCCACGGCCACCGCCCTCGCGGCGGTCCTCCCGGCCGTCCGCACGGCCGTCGCCCACCGTGCGGGGCGCGAGGGGACCGCCGGCGTGTCACCCTCGGCCGCGGCCCGGACCGCCGTGGTCACCGCCGGGGCCCTCGCCTACCTCGGCAGCTACGGCGCGGCCCAGGCCCGCGCCGTACGGGAGCCGTCGGGCGAGAACGTACGGCGGGCCGTCGGGGCCGGGATCCTCGGTCTGATGCCCCTGCAGGCGGCGCTGACCGCACGGAGCGGTGCCACGGCCGCGGCGGCGGCCCTGGGTGTCGTCCACCCCCTCGCGCGACGGCTCGCGCGACGCATCTCCCCCACCTGA
- a CDS encoding EboA domain-containing protein has protein sequence MLSTALPNAASPDPAEPPDPPDPRTLLARHPLDAAARAWLDEAVARVADRPAAIRALFPVVRRRCGRAPLDARLTVDEAARAVLLTALPLGGQPLADELAGLFRHGDPAEQRAVLRALHLFTDAEGGGTGREPLGDLALPLVREALRGNDSGVVEAALGPYGAARLPDAEYRQAVLKCVFQEIPLDRIAGLATRADAELARMLADFAHERVAAGRDVPADIWPVVGPFPAAGGLADRLTAETRAAAPDRREAADRALRALNRAAARARTTTAP, from the coding sequence ATGCTCTCCACCGCACTGCCGAACGCCGCGTCACCCGATCCGGCCGAACCCCCCGACCCCCCCGATCCCCGAACCCTCCTCGCCCGGCACCCGCTGGACGCGGCGGCCCGTGCCTGGCTCGACGAGGCCGTGGCCCGGGTCGCCGACCGGCCCGCCGCGATCCGCGCCCTGTTCCCCGTCGTCCGACGACGCTGCGGCCGCGCCCCGCTGGACGCGCGCCTCACCGTCGACGAGGCCGCCCGCGCCGTGCTGCTCACCGCGCTGCCGCTGGGCGGACAGCCGCTCGCCGACGAACTGGCAGGTCTCTTCCGCCACGGCGACCCGGCCGAACAGCGGGCCGTCCTGCGCGCCCTGCACCTGTTCACCGACGCCGAGGGCGGCGGCACCGGCCGCGAACCCCTCGGCGATCTCGCCCTGCCGCTCGTCCGCGAGGCGCTGCGCGGCAACGACAGCGGCGTCGTCGAGGCCGCCCTCGGCCCGTACGGCGCCGCCCGCCTTCCCGATGCCGAGTACCGGCAGGCCGTGCTCAAGTGCGTCTTCCAGGAGATCCCGCTGGACCGGATCGCCGGACTCGCCACCCGCGCCGACGCCGAACTCGCCCGCATGCTCGCCGACTTCGCCCACGAGCGGGTAGCAGCCGGACGGGACGTACCGGCGGACATCTGGCCCGTCGTCGGCCCCTTCCCCGCCGCCGGAGGGCTGGCCGACCGGCTCACCGCCGAGACGCGGGCCGCCGCGCCCGACCGCCGCGAGGCCGCCGACCGCGCCCTGCGAGCCCTGAACCGGGCCGCGGCCCGCGCCCGGACCACCACCGCCCCCTGA
- a CDS encoding TatD family hydrolase, with product MRIFDPHIHMTSRTTDDYEAMHAAGVRAVVEPAFWLGQPRTSPESFYDYFDALLGWEPYRAAQFGIQHFCTIALNPKEANDPRCRPVLDELPRYLAKDRVVAVGEIGYDSMTPEEDEALALQLRLAIEHELPALVHTPHRDKVTGTRRTLDVVRESGIAPELVVLDHLNELTVGMVLDSGCWAGFSVYPRTKMSEDRMVTILQEHGAERMLVNSAADWGRSDPLKTRKTADAMLAAGFDDDTVDRVLWRNPVAFYGQSGRLDLDEPKPDEESSFQGNSVRRGGE from the coding sequence GTGCGCATCTTCGACCCCCACATCCACATGACCTCCCGCACCACCGACGACTACGAGGCGATGCACGCGGCCGGAGTGCGCGCCGTCGTCGAGCCGGCCTTCTGGCTCGGCCAGCCCCGCACCTCGCCGGAGAGCTTCTACGACTACTTCGACGCCCTGCTCGGCTGGGAGCCCTACCGGGCCGCCCAGTTCGGCATCCAGCACTTCTGCACGATCGCGCTCAACCCCAAGGAGGCCAACGACCCGCGCTGCCGGCCCGTGCTGGACGAACTGCCGCGCTATCTCGCCAAGGACCGGGTCGTCGCCGTCGGCGAGATCGGCTACGACTCGATGACGCCGGAGGAGGACGAGGCGCTCGCGCTCCAGCTCCGGCTCGCGATCGAGCACGAACTGCCCGCCCTCGTCCACACCCCGCACCGCGACAAGGTCACCGGCACCCGCCGGACCCTGGACGTCGTACGGGAGTCGGGCATCGCCCCCGAACTCGTCGTCCTCGACCACCTCAACGAGCTGACCGTCGGCATGGTGCTCGACAGCGGCTGCTGGGCCGGGTTCTCGGTCTACCCGAGGACCAAGATGAGCGAGGACCGCATGGTGACCATCCTCCAGGAGCACGGCGCCGAGCGCATGCTCGTCAACTCGGCCGCCGACTGGGGCCGTTCGGACCCTCTCAAGACCAGGAAGACCGCCGACGCCATGCTCGCCGCCGGGTTCGACGACGACACCGTGGACCGGGTGCTGTGGCGCAACCCCGTCGCCTTCTACGGGCAGAGCGGCCGGCTGGACCTCGACGAGCCCAAGCCGGACGAGGAGTCGAGCTTCCAGGGCAACTCCGTCCGGCGCGGCGGCGAGTGA
- a CDS encoding DUF4232 domain-containing protein: protein MIPIRDRRASRSRVLLVAALTLAVAGCGLSEELDRERDPDRAGPPAPASSPASPAGTDAPEEPRDPEPTGTPAACPPSGVRMTPGPVEAAMGLRAMGVTLTNCGTEPYTLKGYPAIQVLDEHGEPYGDIRVLRGSRHITTGVPDLGPHPVTLEPGESARTELVWRNTVTEADVPAVHAPTLSIAPRPGRPAEVVDPEGDIDLGTTGRLGTTAWARVAGEGR from the coding sequence ATGATCCCGATACGCGATCGCAGGGCCTCTCGCTCCCGCGTGCTCCTCGTGGCGGCACTGACGCTGGCCGTGGCCGGCTGCGGGCTCTCCGAGGAACTGGACCGCGAGCGTGACCCCGACCGCGCCGGGCCCCCGGCGCCCGCCTCGTCGCCCGCCTCGCCGGCCGGCACGGACGCGCCTGAGGAACCGCGGGACCCGGAGCCGACCGGCACCCCGGCCGCCTGTCCGCCCTCCGGGGTGCGCATGACCCCCGGTCCCGTGGAAGCGGCGATGGGGCTGCGGGCGATGGGCGTCACCCTCACCAACTGCGGCACCGAGCCGTACACCCTCAAGGGCTACCCGGCGATCCAGGTGCTCGACGAACACGGCGAGCCCTACGGCGACATACGTGTCCTGCGCGGCTCCCGGCACATCACCACCGGCGTGCCCGACCTCGGTCCGCACCCGGTCACCCTGGAGCCCGGCGAGTCCGCCAGGACCGAACTGGTCTGGCGCAACACGGTCACCGAAGCGGACGTACCCGCCGTCCACGCCCCGACCCTGAGCATCGCCCCCCGGCCGGGCCGGCCGGCCGAGGTCGTCGACCCCGAGGGTGACATCGACCTCGGCACCACGGGCCGCCTCGGCACGACGGCCTGGGCCCGGGTCGCCGGGGAGGGACGTTAA
- a CDS encoding inositol monophosphatase family protein gives MIEDTETIDEFLARHASDVEEAIRKAAAAEIMPRFRQLAAHEVDQKAGPHDLVTDADRKAELYLTEALSALLPGSVVVGEEAVHADPASYEALRGDAPVWIVDPVDGTRQFVDGDPGFCTLVALARGGVLHASWTYAPALDRIAVAIRGRGATVDGVPLRAGSPDPGRDLDIATSHPDYTTPEQKRALLGLWTDGVAPRACGSAGLEYLAVAEGRLDATAFSWEAAWDHAAGLLLVEEAGGAHLTLAGEPFRITGGNALPFTAARDAATARRVVGLLAGGA, from the coding sequence ATGATCGAAGACACCGAAACCATCGACGAGTTTCTCGCCCGGCACGCCTCGGACGTCGAGGAAGCGATCCGCAAGGCCGCCGCGGCGGAGATCATGCCGCGCTTCCGGCAGCTCGCCGCGCACGAGGTCGACCAGAAGGCCGGCCCGCACGACCTGGTGACCGACGCCGACCGCAAGGCCGAGCTGTATCTGACGGAGGCGCTCTCCGCGCTGCTGCCGGGCTCGGTCGTGGTGGGCGAGGAGGCGGTGCACGCCGACCCCGCGTCGTACGAGGCGCTCCGGGGCGACGCGCCCGTCTGGATCGTCGACCCGGTGGACGGCACCCGCCAGTTCGTCGACGGCGACCCCGGCTTCTGCACCCTCGTCGCCCTGGCCCGGGGCGGTGTCCTGCACGCCTCCTGGACGTACGCCCCCGCCCTGGACCGGATCGCCGTGGCGATCCGCGGCCGGGGTGCCACCGTCGACGGCGTGCCCCTGCGCGCCGGTTCGCCCGACCCGGGCCGGGACCTCGACATCGCCACCTCGCACCCGGACTACACCACGCCGGAGCAGAAGCGGGCCCTGCTCGGCCTCTGGACGGACGGCGTGGCGCCGCGTGCCTGCGGTTCGGCCGGGCTGGAGTATCTCGCCGTCGCCGAGGGCCGGCTGGACGCGACCGCGTTCAGCTGGGAGGCCGCCTGGGACCACGCGGCCGGGCTGCTGCTCGTCGAGGAGGCGGGCGGTGCCCACCTCACCCTGGCCGGCGAGCCCTTCCGCATAACCGGGGGCAACGCCCTGCCCTTCACCGCGGCCCGGGACGCGGCCACGGCCCGCCGGGTGGTGGGGCTGCTGGCGGGCGGCGCCTGA